One Setaria viridis chromosome 5, Setaria_viridis_v4.0, whole genome shotgun sequence genomic region harbors:
- the LOC117855617 gene encoding E3 ubiquitin protein ligase RIE1, with translation MARARKETVRPTVCILQSSTHLLLHSWRQSKAVRLLVAIPNPTRPPSAPPTIYPSRRKQARHANAPSALLRHRRARAAMRPPSSSSSSATAMAAPGGRGGGRVSAFTMRAVARMSRARWFIFLRRVYQYQNGPRSDLGSNPFNSPGWLALELGVIVAQMVLTTAVVATSPRERPAWPLRLWVAAYNVGNVLSLPLLYWRHRHSSAGGRGDAMSDDLEMHAANDALRNSSFLMNKARAFLELFFAMWFVMGNVWVFDARLGSFHRAPRLYALCIGLLAWNAVVYSLPFLLFLLLCCFVPMVGYALGYNMNSASVGRGASDEQLAALPRWRFKEPDVPRDRDHDDQECCICLAQYREKEEVRQLPCTHMFHLKCVDRWLRIISSCPLCKQELK, from the exons ATGGCGCGAGCGAGGAAGGAGACGGTTAGGCCAACCGTTTGTATCCTCCAGTCCTCcacgcacctcctcctccactcttGGCGCCAAAGCAAAGCCGTTAGATTATTGGTCGCCATCCCGAACCCAACCCGCCCGCCCTCCGCCCCTCCCACCATTTATCCTTCCCGGAGAAAACAAGCGCGCCATGCCAATGCCCcctccgccctcctccggcaTCGTCGCGCCAGAGCAGCAATGCGgccgccttcctcttcctcttcgtcggcgacggcaatggcggcgccgggaggccgcggcggcggccgggtgtCCGCGTTCACGATGCGCGCGGTGGCGCGCATGTCGAGGGCGCGGTGGTTCATCTTCCTGCGCCGGGTGTACCAGTACCAGAACGGGCCCAGGTCCGACCTGGGCTCCAACCCCTTCAACTCGCCCGGCTGGCTCGCGCTCGAGCTCGGCGTCATCGTCGCGCAGATGGTCCTGaccaccgccgtcgtcgccaccTCACCCAGGGAGCGCCCCGCGTGGCCGCTCCGCCTCTGGGTCGCCGCGTACAACGTCGGCAACGTGCTCAGCCTCCCGCTCCTCTATTGGCGCCACCGGCATtcctccgccggcggccgcggcgacgcgATGTCGGACGACCTCGAGATGCACGCCGCCAACGATGCTCTAAG GAACAGCTCGTTCCTGATGAACAAGGCGCGGGCGTTCCTGGAGCTGTTCTTCGCGATGTGGTTCGTGATGGGCAACGTGTGGGTGTTCGACGCGCGGCTGGGGTCGTTCCACCGCGCGCCGAGGCTGTACGCGCTCTGCATCGGCCTGCTCGCCTGGAACGCCGTCGTCTACTcgctccccttcctccttttcctcctgcTCTGCTGCTTCGTGCCCATGGTCGGCTACGCGCTCGGATACAACATGAACTCGGCCTccgtcggccggggcgcctccGACGAGCAGCTCGCCGCGCTGCCGCGGTGGCGGTTCAAGGAGCCGGATGTGCCGAGGGATCGAGACCACGACGACCAA GAGTGCTGCATCTGCCTGGCGCAGTacagggagaaggaggaggtgcGGCAGCTGCCGTGCACGCACATGTTCCACCTCAAGTGCGTGGACAGGTGGCTCAGGATCATCTCCTCTTGCCCTCTATGCAAGCAAGAGCTCAAGTGA